A single Fusobacterium hominis DNA region contains:
- a CDS encoding chromate transporter, giving the protein MKKDKNLYGKIFLSTFFLSAFTFGGGYVIVPLMRKKFVNEYRWIDEQEMLDLIAIAQSSPGAIAINSSLIIGYKLGGMLGAFISLLGTVLPPLIIISVISMFYLSFKKNPIVNGALKGMEAGVAAIIADVVIKMAMDIGKKRDRLAIIIMIAAFIATYFVNIMVIIIVCGIIGIIASRFNKK; this is encoded by the coding sequence ATGAAAAAAGATAAAAATTTATATGGTAAAATATTCCTTTCTACTTTTTTCTTGAGTGCTTTTACATTTGGTGGCGGTTATGTAATAGTACCATTGATGAGAAAAAAATTTGTAAATGAATATCGTTGGATAGATGAACAAGAGATGCTTGATTTAATAGCAATTGCACAATCTTCACCTGGAGCAATAGCAATTAATTCTTCTTTAATAATAGGATATAAGCTAGGTGGAATGTTAGGAGCATTTATTTCGCTTTTAGGAACAGTATTACCTCCACTAATCATAATATCTGTAATTTCAATGTTTTATCTTTCTTTTAAAAAAAATCCGATAGTTAATGGAGCATTAAAAGGAATGGAAGCAGGAGTAGCAGCTATTATTGCAGATGTTGTTATAAAAATGGCTATGGATATAGGTAAAAAAAGAGATAGGTTGGCTATTATAATAATGATAGCTGCATTTATAGCAACATATTTTGTAAATATAATGGTAATTATAATAGTGTGTGGGATTATTGGAATTATAGCTAGTCGTTTTAATAAAAAATAA
- a CDS encoding chromate transporter: protein MMLLYLELYWSFFKIGLFSIGGGYASLPLIEKEIVEYHQWINMSTFTDIITISQMTPGPIAINSSTFVGIQVAGIPGAIIATLGCVTPSVIIVLFLAKIYVKYKNLEIMSNILYGLRPAVVSLIGAAGISIIFLAFFGDKHLNINSLHINYVSLVLFGISMFVLGKFKLNPVYIMVGCGVAGAIIYNV from the coding sequence ATGATGTTATTGTATCTAGAGTTATATTGGAGTTTTTTTAAGATTGGTTTATTTAGTATAGGTGGGGGATATGCCTCTCTTCCATTGATTGAAAAAGAGATAGTAGAATATCATCAGTGGATTAATATGAGTACATTTACTGATATAATAACAATTTCACAGATGACTCCTGGACCTATAGCAATAAATAGTTCAACATTTGTAGGAATTCAAGTTGCAGGAATACCTGGTGCTATTATTGCAACTTTAGGTTGCGTTACACCATCAGTAATTATTGTGCTTTTTTTAGCAAAAATTTATGTAAAATATAAAAATCTTGAAATAATGTCAAATATATTATATGGGCTTAGACCAGCAGTAGTATCACTTATTGGAGCAGCTGGAATATCAATAATCTTTTTGGCATTTTTTGGAGATAAACATCTTAATATAAACTCTTTACATATCAATTATGTTTCTTTAGTGTTATTTGGTATATCTATGTTTGTATTGGGAAAATTTAAATTAAATCCTGTGTATATTATGGTTGGCTGTGGTGTTGCAGGAGCAATTATTTATAATGTATAA